From a region of the Helianthus annuus cultivar XRQ/B chromosome 5, HanXRQr2.0-SUNRISE, whole genome shotgun sequence genome:
- the LOC110942667 gene encoding probable NOT transcription complex subunit VIP2 → MEKHFRDLDIPDNPVVVRDEEEAILIALTSFGQIPPSSGQSSLNGSASSFQDNTGRPFSASFSTQSGALSPVFYQSGSVQGLHNLHGSFNVAGTLGSRNPTTANVPSNGLQQQSGNLSAGRFTSNNMPAALSQIAHGNSLSHSGLNSRGSLSVVGTPGFSSGANAFSGSIPGVLPTTVPISNRNSIPGVGVPPVSGNLSSRITSSAGNIGSGGSNGRSLSSGGGLSIPGLASRLNLNTSGSGNLGVQGSNRLMGGMLQQASPHVMSMFGNSYHSGGPLSQNHVQNSMGMLNDLNNNDGSPFDINDFPQLSSRPSSSGGAQGQFGSLRKQGLTVSPIVQQNQEFSIQNEDFPALPGFKVVFSGFQGSHSSYHSQGAGSLNSPGVGLRPLNSPNTVSSVGSYDQLIQQYQQQQTQSQFRLQQVFSSSQSFKDLGVKSMQVSQTAPDRFGLLGILSVIRMSDPDLTSLALGIGLTTLGLNLNSSENLHRTFGSPWLDEPSKEPPEFTVPQCYYAKQPPVLLFTRLTHLICCRYNRGWFYHREPTL, encoded by the exons TCATCTCTGAACGGATCGGCTTCAAGTTTTCAAGACAACACTGGACGACCATTTTCTGCATCTTTTTCAACTCAATCCGGTGCACTGTCTCCTGTTTTTTATCAAAGTG gATCTGTTCAGGGGCTCCACAACTTACATGGTAGTTTCAATGTCGCGGGCACACTTGGATCCCGAAATCCAACAACCGCTAATGTACCTTCAAATGGGCTTCAACAACAAAGCGGAAACCTTTCTGCTGGAAGATTTACATCAAACAATATGCCTGCTGCTCTTTCTCAG ATAGCTCATGGCAATTCACTCAGTCATTCAGGGCTAAATAGTAGAGGTAGCTTGAGCGTTGTTGGAACCCCTGGGTTCAGTAGTGGTGCAAATGCATTTAGTGGTTCGATTCCCGGGGTCCTGCCTACCACTGTACCAATCAGTAACCGTAATTCTATTCCGGGAGTTGGAGTCCCACCGGTTTCAGGAAATCTGAGCTCCCGGATCACCAGTTCAGCTGGAAACATCGGCAGTGGTGGTAGCAATGGAAGAAGCTTAAGTTCTGGTGGCGGTTTATCAATCCCGGGCCTTGCTTCTCGATTAAACCTAAACACTAGTGGTTCCGGAAATTTAGGTGTGCAGGGATCAAATAGATTAATGGGCGGTATGCTTCAACAAG CTTCCCCGCATGTTATGTCGATGTTTGGAAATTCATATCATTCAGGTGGACCGCTTTCTCAAAATCATGTTCAAAACTCCATGGGAATGTTAAACGATTTGAATAACAATGACGGTTCTCCATTTGATATAAACGACTTCCCTCAGTTAAGCAGCCGTCCTAGTTCCTCTGGAGGGGCCCAAGGGCAATTTG GTTCGTTACGGAAACAAGGTCTTACGGTTAGCCCCATTGTTCAGCAAAACCAAGAATTCAGCATCCAGAACGAAGATTTTCCAGCCCTACCAGGATTTAAAG TGGTGTTTTCTGGCTTTCAAGGATCACATTCATCTTATCACTCACAG GGCGCCGGATCATTAAACTCCCCAGGTGTTGGTTTGAGACCATTAAACTCTCCAAATACCGTCTCAAGTGTCGGTTCATATGACCAACTTATCCAACAATATCAACAGCAACAAACTCAATCTCAATTCCGGTTGCAGCAAGTTTTTTCTTCTAGCCAATCTTTTAAGGATCTAGGAGTGAAGTCAATGCAGGTCTCACAAACCGCCCCAGATCGGTTTGGATTACTTGGCATATTAAGCGTAATTAGGATGAGTGATCCTGATTTAACATCTCTTGCACTCGGAATCGGTTTGACAACACTTGGCCTCAACTTAAATTCTTCTGAAAATCTTCACAGGACGTTCGGTTCCCCATGGTTGGATGAACCTTCCAAAGAACCTCCGGAATTCACCGTCCCACAGTGTTACTATGCCAAACAACCACCTGTCCTTTTATTTACTCGTTTGACTCATTTGATCTGTTGCAGGTATAACAGAGGGTGGTTCTACCACCGAGAGCCAacgttgtag
- the LOC110939964 gene encoding ankyrin repeat-containing protein At5g02620, with translation MKPSPETGLPPATGHRKKMSKQVTGKRDDTPLHTAARGGDINAVMDILGDCYGEEESILVLSKQNYAGETPLYVAAECGHVDLVRLLIDQCDIATASIKANNGFDALHIAAKQGDLGVLKVLMEAHPELAMTVDVSNTTALHTAAVQGNIDVMNYLLDIESSLASIARSNGKTALHSASRNGHVNVVKALLEKAPGISARNDKKGQTALHMAAKGQKHEVVEELIKADPSLINMVDAKGNTALHIAARKGRVQIVKMLLARSETNTRVVNRSNETALDTAHKMGHPHIGSILQEHGVPSARVLKPPTTPARELKQTVSDIKHEVHNQLEHTRQTRRRVQGIARHLNKMHAEGLNNAINSTTVVAVLIATVAFAAIFTVPGQYADDRNNIPDGFSLGEANIAPQPLFIVFFVFDSVALFISLAVVVVQTSVVVIESKAKKQMMAIINKLMWLACVLVSVAYLALAFIVVGEHEKWLAICVTIIGTTIMVTTLGLMCYWVIMHRIEDKNMRKLRRKSTSGGGSSSRSRSWSMSVLSDPEAHGTEFKKMYAI, from the exons ATGAAACCATCACCGGAAACAGGGCTGCCGCCGGCCACGGGTCACCGGAAAAAGATGTCGAAACAAGTGACCGGAAAACGCGACGATACACCGTTGCATACAGCAGCCAGAGGGGGTGATATTAATGCGGTTATGGATATTTTAGGAGACTGTTATGGCGAGGAAGAATCGATATTAGTGTTGTCGAAACAGAATTACGCCGGCGAGACGCCGCTGTATGTCGCCGCGGAATGTGGTCATGTTGATTTGGTTAGGCTTTTGATTGATCAATGTGATATTGCAACTGCTAGTATTAAAGCTAATAATGGTTTTGATGCTCTTCATATTGCTGCCAAACAAGGAGATTTAG GTGTGTTAAAAGTGTTGATGGAGGCGCACCCGGAGTTAGCGATGACGGTGGATGTGTCGAACACCACGGCGTTGCATACGGCCGCGGTGCAAGGGAACATTGATGTTATGAACTATTTGTTGGATATAGAGAGTAGTTTGGCGTCGATAGCGAGAAGTAATGGGAAGACGGCTTTGCATTCGGCTTCGAGGAATGGGCATGTTAATGTGGTCAAGGCGCTTTTGGAGAAGGCGCCTGGGATATCGGCGAGGAATGATAAGAAGGGGCAGACCGCGCTTCACATGGCGGCGAAAGGGCAAAAGCATGAGGTGGTTGAGGAGTTGATCAAGGCGGATCCGTCGTTGATTAATATGGTTGACGCGAAGGGGAATACGGCTTTGCATATTGCAGCGCGCAAAGGCCGCGTTCAG ATTGTTAAAATGCTACTAGCTCGAAGCGAAACGAATACAAGAGTCGTGAACAGGTCGAATGAAACCGCCTTAGACACGGCCCATAAAATGGGGCATCCCCACATCGGGTCCATCTTACAAGAACATGGAGTCCCAAGCGCGCGGGTCCTAAAACCTCCAACGACTCCAGCCCGAGAGCTAAAGCAAACCGTCAGCGACATAAAGCACGAGGTCCACAACCAACTAGAACACACTCGCCAAACTCGAAGAAGGGTCCAAGGCATTGCAAGACACCTCAACAAAATGCACGCCGAGGGACTCAACAATGCGATAAACTCCACCACTGTGGTGGCGGTGTTGATCGCGACTGTGGCCTTTGCAGCAATCTTTACTGTCCCAGGCCAATATGCCGATGACCGGAACAATATACCGGACGGGTTTTCACTAGGTGAAGCGAATATAGCTCCACAACCATTATTTATAGTCTTTTTTGTTTTCGACTCGGTGGCTCTATTTATATCGTTAGCCGTGGTCGTGGTTCAAACGTCCGTGGTGGTTATCGAAAGCAAAGCGAAGAAGCAAATGATGGCTATAATAAACAAACTAATGTGGTTAGCTTGTGTGCTTGTATCCGTTGCGTATTTGGCACTTGCGTTCATTGTGGTCGGGGAACACGAGAAATGGCTAGCGATTTGTGTGACGATTATAGGAACAACGATAATGGTCACGACTTTGGGTTTAATGTGTTATTGGGTCATCATGCATCGGATCGAAGATAAGAATATGAGAAAACTGAGAAGGAAGTCGACGTCGGGTGGTGGAAGTAGTTCGAGGTCGAGGTCATGGTCGATGTCTGTACTCTCGGATCCGGAAGCGCATGGTACCGAGTTTAAGAAAATGTACGCGATTTGA